A portion of the Microbulbifer agarilyticus genome contains these proteins:
- a CDS encoding MBL fold metallo-hydrolase produces MALQFHSVPVTPFQQNCTLLWCDESKRAAVVDPGGDIDRILAAVEERGLKLEKILLTHGHLDHVGGTAPLSRQLELPVEGPQEADQFWIEKIVAQAQAYGFPPVETFTPDRWLKDGDTVTVADEALEVVHCPGHTPGHVIFFHRDSGLALVGDVLFAGSIGRTDFPMSNHQDLIDSITKKLWPLGDAVKFIPGHGPMSTFGQERQTNPFVADKRFG; encoded by the coding sequence ATGGCTCTGCAATTTCACTCGGTTCCCGTCACACCCTTCCAGCAAAACTGTACCCTGCTGTGGTGCGACGAAAGCAAGCGCGCCGCCGTGGTTGACCCGGGTGGCGACATCGACCGTATCCTCGCCGCCGTTGAAGAGCGCGGACTCAAACTGGAAAAAATCCTCCTGACCCACGGTCACCTCGATCACGTCGGCGGCACCGCTCCGCTGTCGCGCCAGCTCGAGCTGCCCGTTGAAGGCCCTCAGGAAGCCGACCAGTTCTGGATCGAAAAAATTGTCGCCCAGGCCCAAGCCTACGGCTTCCCGCCGGTGGAGACCTTTACCCCAGATCGCTGGCTCAAGGATGGCGACACCGTCACCGTCGCCGACGAAGCGCTCGAAGTCGTGCACTGCCCCGGCCACACCCCCGGACACGTCATCTTCTTCCACCGCGACAGCGGCCTTGCGCTGGTGGGCGACGTACTCTTCGCCGGCTCCATCGGCCGTACCGACTTCCCCATGAGCAATCATCAGGACCTGATCGACTCCATTACCAAAAAGCTCTGGCCACTGGGCGATGCGGTGAAGTTCATCCCCGGTCACGGGCCTATGTCCACATTTGGTCAGGAGCGCCAGACTAACCCGTTTGTCGCCGACAAACGTTTCGGCTGA